The region TGCCCGAACTACTGAACATGCTGAGGCTGACAATGCCGGTGCCGCCGTCGGTGATTACCCGTGACATTGAGGGCGAAACCTTTTTCGATATTCTCTACCGGTGTGATTTTAACGCCCGGCAAAATATCCACCAGATTGAGAAGATCTTTTCCGTGAAAGAAGAGTTTACGCCGGAGTGGGTGCCCGGCGCCGATCTGGCGCTGCCGGTAATCGCTCAGGAAGACCACGTATTACCGGACAAACACTACCTGCTGTTGGGGCTGGATTTGTTTGACGCCGTTGAGCAAGGGGATATCTGCATCTCGCCGCATGGCTGGGGAGACAATCATCTGACCGGTAAAGACATGTCGGCAAGCGAGTTTCTGGAACTGAAACCCCGGCCTGCTTGCCTCTATGCCGGCGTGTTGCATGGACATGCAGGACAGCCGTTGTCGCCGCCGCAGCTGTTAGGCTGGCTTGAGCGGATGCGGCAGGCCCACGGTCATCCGTCTTCTACCGTGGTGCTGCTGGCGCCGGTGGCTGAATTGTCCGGCTTTGCCGGCTGGTTCGGTCTGTATCAGCGCAAAGACGCTGCGGGGAGCGCGTTGCAGTGGCAAAGCCTGTCGGTGCTGGTGAAAGACGTTCATTTCTGGGAAGCGATGAAGGAAACCGGGCTGGCGCATAATGTGTATGTCAGCGGTATGGGCGCGAATACGACTTCTCGGGGGAACTAGTTTCTCTGCTTTGCCGGTTCTTTTTGGTTGCTGGCGTATTTCAGGCTGGCGCCACCTCCTCAGTTATAAGGCTATCTCTTGGTCTGGATGCCTGATCAAGAGATTTTTCCTGTTGATAAATATCCAACCTACCTTAACGCTAAACGTGCCTGTCCTTCACTATTATTCAGGGCGCGCGGCTCATGGCTTGGCTACTGGGGTGTTTTGAGCGGTTTCTTGATAGGAAATGTCGCGAAGGGTTTGATTTCTTTGAGGACAAACATGCTTTGCATCTCTTTGATGCCAGGCAGGCGTCTGATGACGGACATAGCGAATTCCGCATAGGAATCCAGATCGCGTGAAACCACCTGCAACAGGAAGTCGGCGTCGCCACCCATGCTGTAGCAGGCCACCACGTCTTCCAGGTCTGTCACTTCCTGCTCGAATTTACGCGCCTGAGCTTCACTGTGGCTATCAATCGTGACACGAACGAACACCATGACGCCAAGGCCAATTTTCCGGCGGTCCAGCACGGCGCGGTAGCTTTGGATGACATCTTCTTCTTCCAGCTTGCGGACTTTGCGCCAGCATGGAGAGGGAGACATACCTATTTGTTCTGCTAATGTCTGGTTAGTGATTCGGGCATCTTTCTGTAACAGGGTCAGAATCTTAATGTCTGTTAGGTTTAGTTTCATTCTGGTAATTTTCTTTCTTTTTGATGTCTTATATAGGTTAATCTTACCCTTATTGGTTGTATTCTCAACGGTTATAGATAGAAAATTTCCTTTTTAATGACTCATAATACTTTTACAAATCTAATGGGTAATGCGGTCAGTAAAGGGAGCGGTAAGGAAAAGTATGATCCTGCATATTGTGCTGTTCACATTCAAAACCCTTATAACTGGTCATCGCCAGCTGCGCTGGAAACGGAAGAAATTACACGGAGTCATCCGCTTCATATCAGTGAGATTCGTGGTTGGGGATGTGGACGAAATATTACTGATAGAGCGGTGGCTGCCGATTTCGTTGTGTTAGGTATGTTCGATACCCAGCAGGATGTTGCTGCTTATCTTGTCCACTCAAATCATCAGGTTGGGGTGGAAAAGTGGAAAGCTATCGCTGAATGGAACGTAGTGGATATCGATTTGAATAGCGATTTATCGCATACCTATGGCCTGTTACGGTCGCTGGGAATGGCGGGAAATAATTGCCTTGAGGTCGTTGGGGATTAATCATGAAATTTGATGCAGCTTCTCATAAATGTACGATTGTTATCGATAAAGATTTAGGTGCGGGCCTTTCGATCAACGCGGCCAGCGTCATTGGTATCAGTTTTGGGCGGACGGTGGAGAACCTGGTCGGTCCGGATATGCAAAGTCAGGATGCCGTGAACTACCCTGGTGTGATTTATGCTCCGTTGCCGGTGTTGCTGGCGCCGGGGGGATACGTGCAGGAGTTGCTTCGACATGCCGAAAATGATGAAGAAGTTTACGCCATGCCTTTCAGCGCACTAGCGCAGTCCTGCCGAACCTATGATGAATATGGTGAGCGAATATCTGCGGTAAGTAGCGATAATATCGAACTGGTGGCGATTGGATTAATTGGTCCGAAAAAGAAAATTACGCGGCTAACGGGTAATCTCCCACTCTTTAAATAATATATGAGTTATTTGTTAATTCACGCAGGTTTTATTAGTAATGGCGACTCTTGCTAATAAATATTGTGTGGAATGCAATCGTGCTTTTCTGCTCTACGCGAGCATCAGAAAATACAATTAATATCAACGTTGGGTTATGTCACCAACCATTCTTTATTTTATAAAAAACATTTGGCAGGATTGACTGCTAATGATGTGAGTCAATTCAGCCTTGAGCAGATATCTTCATTACCTTTTACTACAAAAGAGGATTTGCGTAAAAACGGCGGATTATTGCCTTCGGCAGCTTTGCATGACTGTTGGGTTTATTATGAAACAACAGGCACAACCGGTTCTCCCACTCCGTGCCCACGTAATGAAATTGATTCATTACATAACAATACGCCTTTGATTATTCGCTTATGAAGAGGCTAGAGAACAATTAAATCAGAGTAATGGTTTATTGATTGTGGCAAATGCATATCCTCAGATTAACGATTTCTATATGGATCTCCGACTGAAATTAACGGGAACCTTTGTGTTTGATACACCGCTTTATGGACTGGCGATTAAGGAAACGCTACCCAATCGTCCAGTGATCGTTGCCTCTCATCCTGCGCCTGTCCCACTTATTCAGGAACTCTTGCCGGACGGTTTAAGTGTGGATCGCGTGGTTACGATGTCATCCACCAGCGCGGCGGCCCAGGCGGTAGCCAACCATGAAGTTGATATGGCATTGACGACGGAAGTGGCTGTCAACAGGAAACTGGTTTAGACATGTGACTGGAATATAACCACAACGTTGAATGAGGAAAGAGACACAATGCTGGAACCCGCACAAATCCTGGCTTATATCACCGCATTGGGGTTGGCGGCTGCCATTCCCGGCCCGGGGATGACGGCGCTGGTGGCGCGTAGTGTCAGTGGCGGCGCGATCACTGGCTTTACTATGCTGGCTGGCTTGATTATCGGCGATTTGATTTACCTGTCATTTGCTGTTTTCGGATTGGCGGTCGTGGCGCACAGCTACGGTGCGCTGTTTACCCTGATCAGTTGGGGGGCTGCAGTTTACCTTGGCTGGCTTTCCTGGCAGTTCTGGAGCCATAACCCGCAGGCTATCGCTATCGATCAAAGAATCAGCCGGCGTGAGCTGGCTTCCGCCTGGTTCTCTGGCCTGACTATTACGTTGGGTAATCCCAAAACCATTGCTTTCTATCTGGCGTTATTGCCGCTGGTAATCACTCTGGATACTGTGTCATTGCAGACTTGGGCATTGATGCTGGTGCCACTGACCATTAGCGTTTTGCTGGCGGTAGGTGCGGTATTTATTCTCGGTGCATTGAGAATTCGGCATTTGCTAGCCAGCACTCGCGCGCAGCTCTGGCTTTTCAGAAGTGCGGCGATGATTATGCTGGCCGCCTCACTGGGAATGGTGTGGAAGACACTGTAGGCGGCGCCACGCATAGCCACAGGAGGAACTACGGTCGCGTTTTCGGAGGAGCAGGAGGACTGGCGTTGTCTCCCGCCTGCGGTTCTTATCCCTGATACAAAAAACGACACAGCTGAAACGCCATAAAAATCATGTAGCAGCCGATCAGGCTGTCGATGACGCGCCAGGTGATCGGGTTGGCGAAATAGCGCGAGCAGGCGGCGGCCGTGTAGCCGATGGTGTAAAACCAGATAAACGACGCGCTGATAGAGCCGGCCAGATAAAACAGTTTCAGGTCGGGGGCGATGCCGGAGGAAATGCCGCCGATGATCGCCACCGTGTCCAGATAGACATGCGGATTGAGCAGGCTGACCGCCAGACAGGTGCCGATCACCGTACGCCGGCGGCGTAGGCCGTCGCCCTGCGTGGTGAGCGTCAGCTGGTTGTTGCCGCGCCAGGCGCTTTTCAGCGCGTTGTAACCGTACCACAGCAGAAACAGCACCCCGGCCAGCGTCAGCGTGGTGATCGCCGGTTTGCTGTCGTTGATGATTTTGCCAAGCCCCAGCACGCCGAGCGTCATCAGCGCCATATCGCATAAAAAGCACACCGAACTGACCCAGAACACATGTTCCCGGCGCATCCCCTGACGCAACACGAACGAATTCTGCGCGCCGATCGCGACGATCAAACCGGCACTGGTCATAAAGCCGGTGATAAAAACAGGTAGTGGCATGGTTTCTCTTGAATCCCGAGTGAATCAATAACGTGAAGAATTACGCCGGGGCGGGGCGTTATCCCCCGCTCCGGCGTTCGGCGTGCATCATTGATAAATTACGGCGATAAGGCCAATGAATAGATTTAATCGGTAATCAGGCCGGCTAATGCTTTGAAAAGATATTCTCCCGGTGGTGCTGAATATGCGCGAGCTTCGGCGCATATTTCTCCTCTTTGGGCAGATGCAGCGGCTTGCCTTCATATTGTTCAAACTGACTTTGCACAATATCGCTGGTCAGGACTTTGATGCGCGGCGACAGCAGTAATTCCAGGTGATCGTTAAAACCAATTAGCCCTTGGTCAAAGGCTTTGTCGTGCAACGCGGACAGACATAATCCGTTGCTGGGATCCAACCGGTGCTCGGCGATGTCTTTCCACGGGCGAATATGGCTGGCAATCAATAAGATCGGCTCTTCCAACCCAGTAATACAGCAGCGTTCGTCGTACGCATTCAATACCCGTTTGCGAAACTGTTGTTGGCCAACGCGCGCTTTGGTGGCGGTCAGGCGTTCGTGGCCGTAATAATCGGGCGGGTTTTCTTCTTGCGCGTGCGGCGGTGTTGCATTGGGTGCCGCCAGCGCGGCTATCGCCTGTTGGCATTGCAGATCGAAGGCTTCCGGGTCTTGCTCCAGTTCTTGCCACAGTTCGCGGTCGGCTTTGGAGGCCTGACTTAATCCGGTACGCCCAGAGTCGATGATCACCGGGTCTAGACTGGCGATATTCACCAGCTTCATCGCCAGCGCGGAAGGGGTTCTGCCAATCAGCTTGGCGTAGTGGATAATATCGGGATTGCGGGAGTGGAGCTTGCCGAAGGGCAATTGGCTGTACAACGTAAATGCCACCAATAATTGGTCGCGTGTCCAGAGCGTGGTGGCTGCCATGTGTGTTCCTGCGAGTTAACGTATCGCGTTAGTCGATGCGTTAACTATGCCAGGCGGCGGTGCAAAAATCATGGTGTTCATCAACGGGATGAAGCACGAATTGCCGGGCGCATCAATTGCACCCCTTTGCCAAACCCAGTAGGGTTACGGGTACAAAAAACGTGTGGCGGCGACCTGCCGCGCACTCCACGCCTTTCATCTTCGGACATGACTTTGAACGCTGCTGTTACCTCTCAGGACGCGGGATCCGCCGTCGACGGATTACCGATGCCGGCGCGTATCGGCGCTATTTTCGCTATTGCGTTCGGCATTGCCATGGCGGTGCTGGACGGGTCGCTCGTCAACGTGGCGCTGCCCACCATCGCCGCGGATTTCAACATCAGCCCAGCGTCGTCGATCTGGATCGTCAACGCCTATCAGCTGGCGATCACCATGACGTTGCTGTCGCTGTCGTCGCTGGGCGATATCGTCGGTTATCGCCGCGTCTATCTGGTGGGGTTGGTGCTGTTTACGCTGATGTCGGTGGTGTGCGCGCTGGCGGATTCGCTGCCGATGCTGACGCTGGCGCGCATCCTGCAGGGGCTGGCGGCTGCGGCGTTGATGAGCGTCAACACCGCGCTGATCCGGCTGATTTACCCCAGAGATAAGCTCGGGCGCGGCATGGCGATCAACTCGCTGGTGGTGGCGGTGTCCACCGCCGCCGGGCCGACCGTCGCGGCGGGGATTCTGGGCGTGGCGTCGTGGCAGTGGCTGTTTGCCATCAACGTGCCGTTCGGTATTGTGGCGCTGCTGCTGGGCTGGCGTTTTCTACCGCGTAACGACGGGGTGAGGGCGCAGCGCTTCGACGCCCCGAGCGCGTTGCTGAACGCGCTGACCTTCGGGCTGTTTTTCATCGCGCTGGGCGGATTCGCTCACGGTCAGAGCCTGTGGCTGGTGCTGGGCGAACTGGCGCTCACATTGCTGGTGGGCGGCTATTTCTTCCGGCGGCAGTTGACTCAGCCTTACCCGCTGTTGCCGGTGGATCTGCTGCGTATTCCGGTCTTTGCGTTGTCGATGGGCACGTCGATCAGTTCGTTCTGCGCGCAGATGCTGGCGATGGTGTCGCTGCCGTTCTATTTCCAGAGTGCGTTGGGGATGAATGAAATCGAAACCGGTCTGCTGCTCACCCCCTGGCCGCTGGCGATCATGGCGGTGGCCCCGCTGGCGGGGCGCTGGCTTGAGCGCGTCAACGCCGGGATATTGTGCACCATCGGGCTGTCGCTGTTCGCGCTGGGGTTGTTCTCGCTGGCCTGGCTGCCGGCTTCGCCGAGTTATCTGGATATCTGCCTGCGTATGGTGCTGTGCGGCATCGGTTTCGGGCTGTTCCAGTCGCCGAACAATCACACCATCATTAGCGCGGCGCCCCGTCATCGCAGCGGCGGCGCCAGCGGCATGCTGGGCACCGCCCGGCTGGTAGGGCAGACCGCCGGCGCGGCGCTGGTGGCGCTGATGTTCAACCTGTTCGGCGGGTTAGGCACTCATGCGGCGTTGATGACTGCCGGGACCTTTGCCACGCTGGCCGCCATCGTCAGCGGTCAGCGGATTTCGCGTCTGAAAACGGACTAGTCAGGTTGTTGCCGTCGGCGCTCGGCAGGCGCAGGAACGACGGCAACGCGCAGAGGCGCTGCGTCAGTTGATGCGCTTGCTCCGCGCTAACCAGATTGGTGAATCCCATCAGTAATCCTCCGGCGCTGTCCGGCCGTTGCCGCCACTGGCTCAGTGCCTGAATGGATAACCCGGCGGAGATGGCTTCTGCCGCGATATCCACATCAAGCGAGCCTCCCGGCGGCAGGCGGGCCAGCAGATGCATTCCGCCCGCACTGGCATGAAGTTGTAGTCTGTCTCCTGCCAGTGTGGTGAGTGCGTCCTGCAGATAACGGCGGCGCTCGGCGTAGAGCGCACGCATTTTTCTGATATGCCGGGCGAAATATCCCCGCTCCATAAAGTCGGCCGCGGTGGCTTGCGCCAGCGTGAAACCATTACTGTGCAGGATTTGCGCCGTCTGCTGAAATGTCGGGATCTGTGTCTGCGGCACCACCAGATAGGCCAGTCGCAAGCCGGGGAAAAAAACTTTACTGAATGTACCGGTGTAAATAACCCGCTCGTCGCTATCCAGACTTTTTAGCGCTGGTAACGGTCGGCCGTGATAGCGGAATTCGCTGTCATAATCATCTTCGATAATCCACGCTCCCCGGCGAGCCGCCCACGCCAGCAACGCCAGACGGCGCGGCAACGATAGCGCTACGCCAAGCGGGCTCTGGTGGGTCGGCGTCACAACGGCGAAGTGGGCGTGCCCTGCGTATTGTTCACCCGCCGCCACATCGAGCCCTGCTTCATCCACCGGCACCGGAGCCAATTGCATACCGGCGTGCAGCAGAAACCGACGCGCAAACGGATAACCGGGGTCTTCATACCACCCGAGATCGCCGGGTGTGAACAGCGACCGACATATCAAATCCAGCGAGCAGTGGTAGCCTGCGGTGATGAAAACCTGTTGCTCTGAGCAGGCGATACCGCGGGAGATACCGAGATAGGCGGCAATAGCGCGGCGTAACGGGAGGTATCCCTGTGGGTCAGGGTAGGCCAGCGCATCGCCGGTCAGCGTTCGCAGGCGCTGTCCAGCCAGTCGATTCCAGGTTTTACGCGGAAAGGCGTCCAGAGCCGGTAATCCCAACTGAAAAGGCAGAATCACCGGGCTTTGCGGTTCGGGTTGCGGGCGTGATGGCGGCGGGGCGGCGGGCGCATGACCTGGCGTCAGGTTGGTCAGACTGGGTGAAACGATCGTACCGGCCGGCCCTCGGGGTAGCAGATAACCTTCGCTTGTCAGCCTCTGATAGGCCGCTTCCACCGTGCCGCGCGCCAGATTCAGCTCGCTAGCCAGACTGCGTACTGAGGGTACACGCTCGCCGGGGTGTAATTGCCCGGTGGCGATCGCATCCCGAATCCGCTGGTAAAGCTGTTGATTGAGCGGTGCCGAAGGCCGTGGCGAGAACGGTCTGGTCAGAAAATCCATCGCTATGTCCTTATCAATATGACATATCTTGCCCCTATTGAGGGGGGCATTGTTGGCCTACAGTAGCCCGCATTGCAACCCCCTTAATGCAGTAAGGAGCAGGAAGATGGCCGACATTCGCCTGGCATTGGCCAGTAGTCAGACAGAACAGCTGGCGTGTTTTAGCCTGATGCAGGCCCTGCGACCACATTTAACCGACGGTGAGCAATTTGTTCGTCAGGTACAACGACAGGCGCAGCACGGTTATCGGCTGCTCGCGGCCTGGCAGGAAGGCATGGCGATCGGGCTGGCTGGGTATCGGTTGCAGGAAAATCTGGTTTATGGGCGCTTTTTGTACGTTGATGATCTGGTATGCCAGGCCGATGTGCGCGGGCAAGGCATCGGCGATCGGCTGATGCAGGCGATGTATCAGGAGGCCGCGCGCGAACGGTGCGTTCATCTGGTGCTCGACTCTGCATTATCTAACGCGTTAGCCCATCGTTTCTATTTTCGTCAGGGGCTGCTGGCGCGAGCCCTGCGTTTTAGCGCGCCGATTCACTGTGGAGATGTACTATGAATACATTACGTTTGCCGTATGCCACCCTGTCGCCAGAAGCCTATCAGGGATTGCTGATGACCAAAAAAGCGCTGGAGAAAAGTACCCTCGGGCTTGAGCTGATAGAACTGGTTTACTTGCGCATTTCTCAGATCAACGGCTGTGCCTTTTGTTTAAAAATGCATGCTGGATGGCTGCGGGGGGCCGGCGTAAGCAATGAAAAACTGGATAGTCTGGCTGGGTGGCGGGTCTGTACATTGTTCAGCCCTCGCGAGCAGGCCGCGCTGGCCTGGACGGAATCGCTGGCGGATGTGGCGCTGACCCATGCTCCGGATGAGCACTTTACGCCGCTGCGCGAGCACTTCACCGATGCGGAGATCGCCGATCTTTGCTTTGCCATCGCGCTGATGAGTGCCTTCAATCGACTGGCTATCGGGGCACGTCAGTAACGGATACCATCGAGGTTGTGGCGGTCATCCCTGTGTTGGTGATCCCGATGGAAAGATCCAGGCGGAAAGATCCCGGCGGAAAGTACCACCACGCCAGACTTCGCCGGCATCAGCCCGCCACCATCACCGTCACTCCCAGCGCTTCGAACGCGCTGACCGCTTCCTGACTGATGCCGGCGTCGGTAATCAGGTAGTGAATGTTGCTCCAGTCGCACGGCAGGGCGAACATCGACACCTTGCCGATCTTGCTGGAATCCGCCACCACATAGACGGTCTTGGCCGAGCGGATCATGGCGCTTTTTACCTTGATGTCGGTTTCGCTGGGGAAGCTCAGCCCCATGCGCGGGGAGATGGCGGCGGTGGCGAGAAACAGCTTTTCGGCCAACACGTTTTCGAAAAAGCTGGCGGCTTTTTCCCCGGAAGTGGAGAGGGTGGGAAACTTGAAGGTGCCGCCGGTGAGCAGAATGTTGATGCCGGGTTCGCCGCCCAGTTTGAGCGCGATATTGACCGCGGTGGTGATCACCGACAGCCGGTGAATGTCCGCCATGTGCTCGACCATCGCGGTGGTGGTGGTGCCAGAATCGAAAATCACCGTGTCGCCGTTTTCGATCTGCGCGGCCGCCAGCCGGCCGATGGCGTCTTTCTCTTCCAGATTGATCTGCCGTTCCAGCAGCAGCGCGCCGGTGTTCTGCTTGCCGGTCACCAGCGTGGCGCCGCCGTAATAACGCTGAACGTAACCCTCTTTCTGCAATTCGCGCAGATCGGTGCGGATCGTGGCTTCGGTCAGCCCGAAGGTTTCGGTCAACATTTTCACGGTGACGGTACCGTCTTCGCGCACCATCTCCAGAATTTTTTCCCTGCGTTGCTGCATATCCGCCAGTTGTTCACTTTTGCTTTTCAATCGAAACTCTCCTGTACTCAAACCGGTGACGATGTTCCGCCGTCAACCCGCTAATTGCCATGAAGTTTACCCTTCACCTGCCCGGAATGCGAGGTGACGGCGGTGAAAAAGCATGGACATTTTCGCTGATCCTGCGATGCGATCCCTCCTCTGCCGCAGCTCACGCCTGCCGTATGCGCCTTCTTACCGGATCACACCGTTCTCACCGCGGTGTTATTTTGATCTGCTTTTGTTTGATATTTGATCTTGTCCACAGAATAGGCTAAACAGAGAGCGTAGTTTTCGATCGAAAATCAATTGAAAATGATCGGGAGCGATTTGTCAGCGATCAGGAGGTAAGGATGGACGTACAGACAATCAGGCAGACAGCGCGACAAGCCCGGCGCTATGTGTTGCAGATGAATCATCGGGCGGGCAAAGGGCACACCGGTGCGGATCTGTCGGAGGTGGACATCATCTGTACTCTGTTTATGGCGGTGATGGATCGTTCGCAGGCGCGGCCGAATCAGGATCGGTTCATCCTGTCGAAGGGCCACGGCGCGGGCGGGCTGTACTGCAGCGCGGCGGCGATGGGGCTGCTTGACCCGGTGATACTGGATCAGTTTATGGGCGACGACACGCTGCTGGCCGGTCACCCGATTCATCAAAAACTACCGGATCTGGTGGAGATCAACTCCGGCGCGCTGGGGCACGGGCTGCCGATCGGCGTCGGGCTGGCGCTCGGCAACCGGCTTGCCGGTCGCAGCCATCGACGTGTCTTCGTGCTGATGGGCGACGGTGAACTGGCGGAAGGCTCCAACTGGGAAGCGGCGATGGCGGCCAGCAAATTTCGGCTCGATAACCTGATCGCCATTGTCGATCGAAACCGTCTGCAACTGGCGGGAAAAACCGAAGACATTATGCCGCTGGAACCGCTGGAGGATAAATGGCGCGCTTTCGGTTTCGACGTGCACCACTGCGACGGCCACGATCCGCAGGCAATCATCCGCGCCGTCGAGGCGCCGTCGGTGGGCAAGCCGCGGGTGATCCTCGCCAATACCGAAAAAGGACACGGCATTTCGTTCATGGCCAACGTACCGGCCTGGCACCATGCCGTTCCTAACGATGAACAGCTGGCGCAGGGGCTGGCGGAGCTGGAGGACTGACGATGCAAGATTTACGTGATGCGGTAGTCGCCGCGCTGCTCGAAGAGCAAAACGCGGGCGCCAATCTGTGCGTAGTGGTGGCGGATTCCACCTCCACATCGAAAATCGCGCCGTTCGAGAAGGCCTTCCCCGAACGGGTGGTGAATGTCGGGATTGCCGAGCAAAACATGGTGGGGATGGCGACGGGTCTGTCGTTGAGCGGCCCGACGGTGTTCACCGCCAATGCCGCGCCGTTTTTGCTGGCGCGTTCCAACGAACAGGTGAAGAACGACGTCTGCTATACCGACGCCAACGTCAAAATGCTGGGGCTGAACGCCGGGTTTGCTTACGGCCCGTTGGGGGCGACCCACCACTGCATGAACGATATCGCCATCGCCCGCTCGTTCGGCAATTTGCAGATTTTCGCCCCGGCGGATGCGGTGCAGGCCAGCGCGATAGTGCGTTACGCCATTCGCCATCGCGGGCCGGTGTATATCCGTATGGACAGCGACAAGGTACCGGTGCTGCATGAGGCCGACTGGTCGCTGACGCCGGGCAAGCCGGAGGTGGTGCAACAGGGGAGCGACGTGGTGGTGTTCTGCCTCGGTACGATGGTCCATGAGGCGCTGGCCGCCGCGACGGACGCCACCATTGTGTCCTTACCTTCGCTGTGGCCTTTGGATGAAATGTCACTATTGAAAATTATTAGCGAGCATCAGTATGTGATCTCGATGGAAGAACACGTACTCAGTGGTGGCCTTGGCAGCATCATTGGTGAATTGTTGCATAAACACCATGCGCGGCAACGCTTCACCGCACTGGGTGTCCCGCCTTATGAATTTACCCATAGCAGCAGCCGCAGCGCATTGCGGCGTCAGTTCCACATCGATGCCGCCGGACTGCGCTTAACCCTGGAACAGCTTGCGTTACGCACCATTGCCTGAGGAGAAAAATCTGATGAGTCATGACAACGAGTATGACGTGAATTTGCGTTATGGCGTGGATACCGACCTGAGTCTGAGCGACAAGGTGGCGGTGGTCACCGGCGGGCTGGGCGGCATCGCGATGGCGAGCAATGAGATGCTGCTGGCGAAAGGCGCGCGGCTGGCGCTGCTGTACCCCGCGTTCGAGCGCGACAAAGCGGCGCAGGCCGCCGAACGGTTTGACCCGGCACGGGTGCTGCTGGTGGAGTGCGACGTCACGACGCCGGCGGAGGTGGAGCGGGCGTTTGCCGCGGTGGAAGCGCATTACGGCCGCATCGACATCCTGATCAACTGCGCGGGCTACGTGATGCTGCAACCGGTATTGGAAACCGAGTTCGCCGAATGGCAGAAGCAGGTTGCCGTCAACCTCACCGGGCCGTTCCTGTGCTCGCAGGCGGCGGCGCGGCGTATGGTAGCCGCCGGTCACGGCGGCAAGATTATCAACATCGCCTCGCAGGCGGCGTCGATCGCCATCGACAACCATGTCGCCTACACCTCCGCCAAGGCCGGGCTGCTGGGCATGACCAAGGTGATGGCGAAAGAGCTGGCGCCGCATCGCATCAACGTCAATACGCTGTCGCCGACGGTAGTGCTAACGCCGATGGGCGAGAAAGCCTGGCGC is a window of Dickeya solani IPO 2222 DNA encoding:
- a CDS encoding DeoR/GlpR family DNA-binding transcription regulator produces the protein MKSKSEQLADMQQRREKILEMVREDGTVTVKMLTETFGLTEATIRTDLRELQKEGYVQRYYGGATLVTGKQNTGALLLERQINLEEKDAIGRLAAAQIENGDTVIFDSGTTTTAMVEHMADIHRLSVITTAVNIALKLGGEPGINILLTGGTFKFPTLSTSGEKAASFFENVLAEKLFLATAAISPRMGLSFPSETDIKVKSAMIRSAKTVYVVADSSKIGKVSMFALPCDWSNIHYLITDAGISQEAVSAFEALGVTVMVAG
- a CDS encoding transketolase, with the protein product MDVQTIRQTARQARRYVLQMNHRAGKGHTGADLSEVDIICTLFMAVMDRSQARPNQDRFILSKGHGAGGLYCSAAAMGLLDPVILDQFMGDDTLLAGHPIHQKLPDLVEINSGALGHGLPIGVGLALGNRLAGRSHRRVFVLMGDGELAEGSNWEAAMAASKFRLDNLIAIVDRNRLQLAGKTEDIMPLEPLEDKWRAFGFDVHHCDGHDPQAIIRAVEAPSVGKPRVILANTEKGHGISFMANVPAWHHAVPNDEQLAQGLAELED
- a CDS encoding transketolase family protein, coding for MQDLRDAVVAALLEEQNAGANLCVVVADSTSTSKIAPFEKAFPERVVNVGIAEQNMVGMATGLSLSGPTVFTANAAPFLLARSNEQVKNDVCYTDANVKMLGLNAGFAYGPLGATHHCMNDIAIARSFGNLQIFAPADAVQASAIVRYAIRHRGPVYIRMDSDKVPVLHEADWSLTPGKPEVVQQGSDVVVFCLGTMVHEALAAATDATIVSLPSLWPLDEMSLLKIISEHQYVISMEEHVLSGGLGSIIGELLHKHHARQRFTALGVPPYEFTHSSSRSALRRQFHIDAAGLRLTLEQLALRTIA
- a CDS encoding GolD/DthD family dehydrogenase; the protein is MSHDNEYDVNLRYGVDTDLSLSDKVAVVTGGLGGIAMASNEMLLAKGARLALLYPAFERDKAAQAAERFDPARVLLVECDVTTPAEVERAFAAVEAHYGRIDILINCAGYVMLQPVLETEFAEWQKQVAVNLTGPFLCSQAAARRMVAAGHGGKIINIASQAASIAIDNHVAYTSAKAGLLGMTKVMAKELAPHRINVNTLSPTVVLTPMGEKAWRGEKGDAMKKLIPLGRFAYTDEIAAAVLFFASNGSDMITGADLMIDGGFTIW